The following DNA comes from Cucumis sativus cultivar 9930 chromosome 7, Cucumber_9930_V3, whole genome shotgun sequence.
TCCACTTGATGAAATAATGACCATAGACTGTGTAATCTAAATGAAGTGCaagcaaaatatatatgatgtcCAAGAGTCTCTTGACATAACTGGCCCACAATTTCTAATCTCCATTACCTAGTCTTTTTCTTATGAGCTAAGTGGGgtttttttcattgaaatatACAAGgcaatgtatttattaaattcactAGCTGGATTGTACTAATTGGAAGACAAAGCATGTAAGGCCTCATAAGTTCATGTCTCCTACTAGGCCCCATCCATTAGTTTTGAGAAGACCTCTTTATCATCTATATAAGTCCACATTTGATATAGTTTAGAAGCAACCACAAGTCTTCACATTctagtttgaaagaaaaaaaattcttctctCGAAAACGTGTTCTACGATTTCTCTTTGctttaaatatagtaattataCCGTTCAACATGAGGCTCATCCATCTTCTTAAAAGAAGCCAAGGAGTTTCATCAATTCCCAAGGGCTATTGTGCAGTATATGTTGGAGAGAGCCAAAAGAAGCGTTTCATAATTCCAATTAGTTACTTGAATCAACCATGTTTTCAAGAGTTGCTTAGCCAAACTGAAGAAGAATTCGGGTACCATCATCCAATGGGAGGTCTTACTATTCATTGCAAAGATGCCATCTTCACTAATCTCATCTCTCGTTTGAATGATCTATGAGAGACgaataacattttcaaaatacaaaaactcTGATAGCTAGAAATAACCAACACTTcatgtacattttttttctttcattttcgtcatttttttgtttcctttagTGGGGAGTAAAATAATGTTTCCCTGGTTAAGGAAATTACCCAaggatgaaatgaaatgaaataactTCAGTTCTACAGAAAATTTAAGAGGTTCATTCCTTAAAGAAGTATTTTCTCTATACCTTAGGTCAtgcttctatttttatttatgcaatCATGTGGATGAATCTCAATTAGAAAATATGCCAAATTCATTTATGTGTTGGTTccttttagtttcaaatttaaaatttgagtaaaaaaaCTTAGTGGCAAGATATGATTGACCCTCCATAAAGACATAGCCATAACCACATAAACCCTATGCTTCTTAGTTCTTTGAATTCTAAGATTTTCCATCCTTCCGCCTTGTAACTGTTTTTGTTACCTTCCAGCCATAAATGGAAAACTCAATATTGAGttctcaaacaaaacaatgtaCTCCCAAGTTCtcatgaaacaaaatatttccCTACAACAACTTCTCTTTTCGAGTCCTCGTATAGTTCTTCCTccttgaaattgaaatttacaTTACTGTGATTTTCATTGGTATAAAGTAAAGTCTCAATTGATCTTCATTCACCAGAAACCCAAACAGCTCTGAAGTTTGAAGTTCTTCCAAAATCTAGTTTAAAGTTCATGTTAAAAGGGATAGAAGAAGTTATCAGTTGTTCCTACATCTTTTACAAGAAAACTTGTTTCCCTTTCAAGATTTCTCTACATATTAGTCTGTTAAgaaatcaatatataaagaaaacagaaaaacctAAAGTAATTGAAAACCGACAAGATATTTGCGTGATATAATAGCGTGTGTTAGCTAAGCTCACAAGGGGAGGaagaacaatttattattagagaGAATAATTCAGCGACACCTCTAAAGTTTAGAGAGTTTAATGCATTGGTCTAAACAATAGGGTCGAAAtcctaaataatataaatatgtcaAATATGAATTCAACTTAGGTTTTTGGGTTGTTGTCCCCGAACCCCATCATTGAAAAGATTAAGAGATTTTACtatctttataaaatatatgaggTACTTCTCTCATTGTCAATTGATTGTTAGATGAAATTTCTCATAAACATATTAGTCGCTATAAATAGTTAATGAACAACATTGGAAATGTTTGAATCACATTGACTTGTCAAAGAAAAATCTACTCTAGAAAATGGGTCCCTTTTAACTTGATattcatttatgtttatgttgatTGAGCAACAAGCTTCATCTCTTCTTTCTATTCTGCAAGATGTAGTATTTCCTCTATTTATTGAGATTATATCCATAAACTGTGtagttttaataaaatggCAGCAGAATGTGGAGTGTCCAAGGCTTGTCCTTGGCTACAACTGTCCCACAGTTTCTAATCACCATTTTCACAAGTCTTTTCTTTAGAGCTAATTGGGATCATGTATTTGTTTCTTCACTGAAAGTGAAACTTTTTTCAATGTCTTTGCCAACATCACTGACTGGATTGTAATAATTGAAAGACAAAGCATGTGATGCTTCATAAGTTCATGTCTCTTACTGCTATGTCCCATCC
Coding sequences within:
- the LOC105436059 gene encoding auxin-responsive protein SAUR24 translates to MRLIHLLKRSQGVSSIPKGYCAVYVGESQKKRFIIPISYLNQPCFQELLSQTEEEFGYHHPMGGLTIHCKDAIFTNLISRLNDL